In the Pseudorasbora parva isolate DD20220531a chromosome 5, ASM2467924v1, whole genome shotgun sequence genome, gggtggaACTAACTCTTCAAACGTCTTCAATCAACAGtatacaatatttataaacaattGAATTTGTAAAGTATTGTTATATCAAGTTATATAAAGTATTGAGAGTTCATCATTTTAGCAGTTGCACTGATTGTATAACACTTCAAGAACAGCTTGTGGATAGTTTTGTTTAAATCCATGTAAGAATGTGTGTGATTTGTTTGTGGTTTGCCGTTGAGCCACATTTAATTCACCAACCTATTTTACTTTCACCTTATTTATTGGCGATGTCGTAATAAAAGCCTAGGTGTATCAGGAAGAGCAGGACATTTGCCACACATAACTGCTTGGAGGAGACACTGAAGATGGAGCCATGGCTATTTGCGTTGATCTCCAGTCCCCTTTGCCTCACAGCCACCGTTTTCAACATCATCTTCTTTTTTTGCCTGATGCGACCGGTCTCTGGGGTGACTCTTCGCAATCCACTGCGCTTCTTGTTAATAGTTGTGTTATTCAATTCAACGTTTCAACAACTGGTCACTGCACTGACCattattattcttctttttGAAACACCTTTCTGGTTTCAAACGCTATGCAGAGTTCTGATTTATCAGTTTTTCTGCGGCAACTTCTCATGCAATGCCTGGATCAGCATTTTCTACCACATGTCAATTGTTCCTCAACGTCATGCCATCCTTATCTGGATGAAGAGAAATATTAGAGCCATATTATATGTCGGCTTCCTTCTGAATCAAATAATGCTTCTTTTTGCTTTGACTTTGGGGACAGTAGCATATGTTTTGCTTGGCCCCGTCCCAGTGAATTTGACCTCCAAAGAACTGAACACAACATCACCAGCAGGAAACTTAGAGTCAGACCTGTATTTATTTCAGTTGGCAAATTTTTTGTATTTGCTATATTGCACCTGTCCCATGATCACATTATTAATCTCTTGGGGCAAAACCTTTGTTTATCTGCGTGAACATATGAAAACGATGGGGCAGAGCAGTGAATCTTTTTCCCAACCCCAGCAGAAGAGCCAGATGCGGGTCACAGTAACAGGCATGTTACAGGCTGCCCTGTTCCTGCCCAGCAGCCTATGGACTGTAGCAGTTGCTGTCTTATTCATAACAGACCTCGTTGAAACAGTGGATTCTCATAGATTTATCACAATATCATTCTGCTCAGCATCCAGCTTGGGAAATATACTTTGCTTTGGATTCTCCCAGTCTGTGTTTCGCC is a window encoding:
- the tas2r203 gene encoding taste receptor, type 2, member 203, with amino-acid sequence MEPWLFALISSPLCLTATVFNIIFFFCLMRPVSGVTLRNPLRFLLIVVLFNSTFQQLVTALTIIILLFETPFWFQTLCRVLIYQFFCGNFSCNAWISIFYHMSIVPQRHAILIWMKRNIRAILYVGFLLNQIMLLFALTLGTVAYVLLGPVPVNLTSKELNTTSPAGNLESDLYLFQLANFLYLLYCTCPMITLLISWGKTFVYLREHMKTMGQSSESFSQPQQKSQMRVTVTGMLQAALFLPSSLWTVAVAVLFITDLVETVDSHRFITISFCSASSLGNILCFGFSQSVFRHGIVSLIKKLKR